Below is a window of Gopherus evgoodei ecotype Sinaloan lineage chromosome 21, rGopEvg1_v1.p, whole genome shotgun sequence DNA.
acctgggatGACTAGTGAgaagcctatacatttagcacacaggtttgtggaagCTAAGGTGGGCTATCTGAGGCCCTTTGGAGGGGACCAGTGAGTTgctatagtagggaatgtgatttgtcaagatgacaaattcttggctgggagGAGgacaaaaatgtaacccttctgcccctctgagttagcagcaacaagagccgggttcagtatccaggggttacgtttcaataacacaatgcataaccagcttgagcccccacccagtgacctgggacacttacacaccacccccccgggcgcctctaggaggcaatacttcccctctcgtaAGCACGGattctgagtgtagcaaaatccttttaataaaggagggaaacaatgtggcatcacattggaaaaacaccacaaacaggattataacacaaaccataagcaaaaacccccctccaagtatgtttggcaatgtcctttcccccttagggtcttaagtccaatcaccccaaagtccaacaactcgAAAGTCTAtggtcagtgccacctcagagttcaaaagtttatctgcagagttttaccacccccagcctgggtggaaatggggtggggcccacacagggtgttaagaggcaccttacgtgggccagagccaactgctccgcctctccatggagttatgctgcagccttcaccatgaccagctccactccaccagctgtgccgctcctccagccgacctgTGAGCCAcgccagccatccccgcaaactgctccactccgctcactgttccatggactgctccaacatgctgcaaactgctccactctgccagccgcatagcgatagatcttcaggctcccccactagttaacacagcactcagtgatctcagctcagctcttttagtgttttcagcttgtagtaggggagccctggtgctggtgcaccactggcccaacgtgaattcagctcagccgcctctagatggactcctaatggaatcaaaattagctctactctttaacagtggagagaggaggctgtgcaattggtgttccaggccctcaaaaggggcccataccatcaggtacacacaccactctccaatctctctccattcactgggttttggaacccatgtcccttgtctagcaagtactacttaaatgaggttgagtcatctctgtcataaagcagtttcatagttcctcattcacataatcagggtgacaacactttattccttctgccccaataacaaagaaattggggatcccagagctgtcaaaataattatcccaggctgccgtgggctatgctaggtggagtgggtgtaccaatgcaaatacctgaaattcctttccaccttCTCAAATTCTTTTCAcattccccataattcaccaccagatgtcagggtagagctcatcctgactctactTACACCATCATGACCTATTTCCCAGGGTATAGAAGCATTTTCTTGATGGCCATCTTGACATCTTTATTCCTTAGCGTGTAGACTATAGGATTGAGAGTTGGAGTCACCAGAGTATACAAGGTGGCTATAATCTTGTCCCTGTCGAAGGAGTAGCTAGAGGCTGGCCGAATGTAGGTGTAGATGACAGTGGAGTAATAAAGAGACACTACAATGAGGTGGGAGGAACAGATGGAGAAGGCTTTTCTCTTCCCTTCAACCGTTTTGATCCTCAGGATTGCCCTGACAATGAAGCAATAAGAGACACATGTCAACAGGAAGTCCCCCATAGCTAGGAAAATGTCCGCCGTGAAGACCATAACCTCGTTTAAATGCACTGAGGTGCAGGAGAGAGCCAGTAGTGATGGGATTTCACAGAAAAAGTGGTTGATAACGTTGAGCCCACAGAAGCTCAGCTGCAGCACGAGGCCAGTGTGCACCCACGAGTTGACCACAGCAATGACTATCATTAGGGCAGACAGGCCCACACATACGGTCTTGTTCATCATGATGCTGTAATGCAAAGGGTGGCaaatggccacatagcgatcatAAGCCATGATGGTGAAGAGCACCATCTCAGCCCCCAAAGACCATGTGAAGAAGTAGAGCTGGACCATGCACCCACGATACGAGAGAGATTTAGTCACAGCCACTAGATTTCCCAGCATATTGGGGATGATGGTGGTGGTGCAGATAATGTCCACCACAGCCAAGTGGaagaggaaaaagtacatgggccTGTGGAGCTTGAAACTGGAAAGGATGGCAGCAATGATGAGTAAGTTGCCCAGCAGGGCAACGATGTAGATGGAGAGGAATAGGATGAAGAGTAGGACCTGGAGTTGGGGTTTACTGGAGAGTCCCAGCATGATGAATGTGGTCACGATGCTTTGGTTCTTCATTCCTGGAGCTCCGGAGATTGTTGTTGGTGAAGGCACTAGCTTCTGAAACTTCTCTAGGACTTGCATGGGACAActcaggctgagattttcaaaacttcCTATGGGGTTTAGATGCCCAATTTTCATCTAAATCCCTAGATGCAGAGTTtgttggaaaacagaatttccattccatgggaaATACCAATATTTTGGCATTGTTTTTCATGCTGAATTgggatgaaaaattgaaatatcatttttctttatttattttgtgaaaagTTCTGAAAATTGTCAATTTTAACCGCTCTATATATATGACTGAAAAAAAACTATTGACATATCAAATTTTATTCTGAATTAACCTTTTTTTCTCAAAGGACATTAAGAtgacacacaaaataaaattttGTTCATAAATCAGCATGTTGATTCAGAGTTCTGATTTTGAATCAATATTCCaaaataaaagtttaattttgtttcaaaattctaaattaaatttcatatttcatggaaaatttctTGAAAATCCAATCAAAATGTTCAATTTTAATTAGGAATGCCAACTAATCACAGTTaaatcatgtgattaactcaaaaacaaATTAAGTTGTTTAAAATTAATCTTGCCTATTtgagttttaattgcactgttaaacaataatagtatACCGATTTACATTGatgataaatatttttgatgttttatattttcaaatatattgatttcaattacaacacagaatacaaagtgtacggtgctcactttatattatttttattacaaatatttgcactataaaaagaaacaaaagaaacagtatttttcaattcacctcatacaaggactgtagtgcaatctctttatcgtgaaagtgcaacttacaaatgtagatttttttgtatataactgcacttaaaaccaaaacaatgtaaaactttagagcctacaagtccactcagccctacttcttgttcagacaattgcAAAGAGAAACAGGTTTgttcacatttacaggagataatgctgcctgtttcttatttacaatgtcacctgaacgtGAGAATATGCGTTCCCATAGCACTTTTGTAGtttgcattgcaaggtatttaagtgccagatatgcaaacattcatatgctccttcatgatttgaccaccattccagaggacatgcttctgcgctgatgacacttgttaaaataaataatgcattaaattaattttgtgactgaattccttggggaagaattgtatgtctcctgctctgtagttttacctgcattctgccacatatttcttGTTTTGGCAATcttggatgatgatccagcatatgttgttcgattttagaacactttcattgcagatttaacaaaatgcaaagaaggtaccaatttgagatttctaaagatagctacagcacttgacccaaggtttaagaatctgaagtgccttccaaaatcagagCAGGATGAGGTATGgaacatgctgtcagaagtcttaaaagagcaaaagcagcaaagaatcctgtggcaccttatagactaacagacgttttggagcatgagctttcgtgggtgaatacccacttcctcagatgcatgcatctgaagaagtgggtattcacccacgaaagctcatgctccaaaacgtctgttagtctataaggtgccacaggattctttgctgcttttacagatccagactaacacggctaccctctgatacttaaaagagcaacacactcCAAttcggaaactacagaacccaaaccaccaaataTAAAATCAGTCTTCTGCTGATGGTATCTGACTCAGCTGATTAAAATGAACATTCATCAGTCTGCACTGTTTTGaactgttatcgagcagaacctgtaatcagcatggaagtatgtcctctagAAAGGTGGTcaaagtatgaaggggcatatgaaagTTTTGCATATCAGTCAGGTAAAATATCTTGCAACATTGGCTAAAACATtgtcatgtgaacacctgttctcattttcagatgacattgtaaataagatggGGGCagcataaatgtaaacaaacttattcatagatttatagactctaggactggaagggacctcaagaggtcatcgagtccagtcccttgccctcattgcaggaccaaatactgtctagaccatccctgacagacatttatctaacctactcttaaatatctccagagatggagattccacaatctccctaggcagtttattccaatgtttaaccaccctggcagttaggaactttttcctaatgtcgagcctaaacctcccttgctgcagtttaagccctttgcttcttgttctatccttagaggctaagatgaacaagttttctcccacctccttatgacacccttttagatacttgaaaactgctatcatgtcccctctcagtcttctcttttccaaactaaacaaacccaattctttcagccttcattcATAGGCcctgttctcaagacctttaatcatttttgttgctcttctttggaccctctccaatttctccacatctttcttgaaatgaggtgcccagaactggacactatactccagctgaggcctgaccagcgaaGAGTACAGCGGAacaatgacttctcatgtcttgctcacaacacacctgttaatgcatcccagaatcacgtttgctttttttgcaacagcatcacactgttgactcatattgagcttgtgatccactataatccctagatccctttctgccatactccttcctagacagtttcttcccatt
It encodes the following:
- the LOC115638242 gene encoding olfactory receptor 13G1-like isoform X1, translating into MTGSLNQSIVTTFIMLGLSSKPQLQVLLFILFLSIYIVALLGNLLIIAAILSSFKLHRPMYFFLFHLAVVDIICTTTIIPNMLGNLVAVTKSLSYRGCMVQLYFFTWSLGAEMVLFTIMAYDRYVAICHPLHYSIMMNKTVCVGLSALMIVIAVVNSWVHTGLVLQLSFCGLNVINHFFCEIPSLLALSCTSVHLNEVMVFTADIFLAMGDFLLTCVSYCFIVRAILRIKTVEGKRKAFSICSSHLIVVSLYYSTVIYTYIRPASSYSFDRDKIIATLYTLVTPTLNPIVYTLRNKDVKMAIKKMLLYPGK
- the LOC115638242 gene encoding olfactory receptor 13G1-like isoform X2, whose product is MQPANQSIVTTFIMLGLSSKPQLQVLLFILFLSIYIVALLGNLLIIAAILSSFKLHRPMYFFLFHLAVVDIICTTTIIPNMLGNLVAVTKSLSYRGCMVQLYFFTWSLGAEMVLFTIMAYDRYVAICHPLHYSIMMNKTVCVGLSALMIVIAVVNSWVHTGLVLQLSFCGLNVINHFFCEIPSLLALSCTSVHLNEVMVFTADIFLAMGDFLLTCVSYCFIVRAILRIKTVEGKRKAFSICSSHLIVVSLYYSTVIYTYIRPASSYSFDRDKIIATLYTLVTPTLNPIVYTLRNKDVKMAIKKMLLYPGK
- the LOC115638242 gene encoding olfactory receptor 13G1-like isoform X3 is translated as MKNQSIVTTFIMLGLSSKPQLQVLLFILFLSIYIVALLGNLLIIAAILSSFKLHRPMYFFLFHLAVVDIICTTTIIPNMLGNLVAVTKSLSYRGCMVQLYFFTWSLGAEMVLFTIMAYDRYVAICHPLHYSIMMNKTVCVGLSALMIVIAVVNSWVHTGLVLQLSFCGLNVINHFFCEIPSLLALSCTSVHLNEVMVFTADIFLAMGDFLLTCVSYCFIVRAILRIKTVEGKRKAFSICSSHLIVVSLYYSTVIYTYIRPASSYSFDRDKIIATLYTLVTPTLNPIVYTLRNKDVKMAIKKMLLYPGK